Proteins encoded by one window of Novipirellula artificiosorum:
- a CDS encoding bifunctional GNAT family N-acetyltransferase/carbon-nitrogen hydrolase family protein: MEPLDLSEFEWKTVVRPLTHDDIDAVIALAEKCFPGMEPWGRDQLESQLSIFPEGQICVEIDGRLAASSSSVILEYDATLEWHNWKVISDSGYIRNHKAKGDTLYGIEIMVDPEFRGMKLSRRLYAARKELCRQKNLAQIIIGGRIPGYRQYADKMSAREYIDSVLEKIHYDPVLTAQLSNGFVVRGLTPNYLPSDSDSCGYATHAIWSNLEYVEGAKRRFHHVVEPIRICVVQYQLRTIKGFDEFAQQCEFFLDTASDYKCDFVLFPELFTTQLLSCVESSRPGQAARQLAAFTPQYLDLFTEMAVKYDINVIGGSQFVIENDLLYNIAYLFRRDGSIGKQYKIHITPSERKWWGVNPGRSVEVFETDCGPVAIQICYDIEFPELTRIATNKGAQIIFVPYNTDTRHGYLRVRYCSQARCIENQIYVAISGCTGNLPFVENSDIHYAQSGIYTPSDAEFARDAIAAECNPNVETVIIHDLDFEQLRRHRKTGSVQNWNDRQRDLYKVVYQEDGHSYDV, from the coding sequence ATGGAACCGCTTGATCTCTCTGAATTCGAATGGAAAACCGTTGTTCGCCCGCTAACGCACGATGACATCGATGCGGTGATTGCGCTGGCGGAAAAGTGTTTCCCGGGAATGGAACCGTGGGGGCGTGATCAACTTGAAAGCCAACTTTCGATCTTCCCGGAAGGCCAGATTTGCGTCGAGATTGACGGCAGACTTGCCGCTTCGTCCTCAAGCGTGATCTTGGAATACGATGCCACGCTGGAGTGGCATAACTGGAAGGTGATCTCCGACAGTGGCTACATTCGCAACCATAAAGCGAAGGGCGATACGTTGTACGGGATCGAGATCATGGTGGATCCCGAGTTCCGTGGCATGAAACTGTCGCGGCGGCTTTACGCGGCCCGGAAAGAACTATGCCGCCAAAAAAATCTTGCTCAAATCATTATCGGCGGCCGGATCCCAGGCTATCGGCAATATGCGGACAAGATGTCGGCTCGCGAGTATATTGATAGCGTTCTAGAGAAGATTCACTACGACCCCGTGTTGACGGCCCAACTATCCAATGGATTTGTGGTTCGAGGTCTGACCCCAAACTACTTGCCCTCGGACAGCGATTCGTGCGGTTATGCGACCCACGCGATCTGGAGCAACCTCGAATACGTCGAAGGAGCAAAGCGGCGGTTTCATCATGTGGTGGAGCCGATACGGATCTGTGTCGTTCAATACCAGTTGCGGACAATCAAGGGTTTCGACGAGTTTGCTCAGCAGTGCGAGTTCTTTCTCGACACGGCGTCGGACTACAAATGCGACTTCGTTCTGTTTCCTGAATTGTTCACAACTCAGTTGCTCTCGTGCGTTGAGTCTTCGCGTCCTGGCCAAGCTGCGCGACAATTGGCTGCCTTCACGCCGCAGTACTTGGACCTGTTCACCGAAATGGCCGTCAAGTACGACATCAATGTGATCGGTGGATCGCAGTTCGTGATCGAAAACGACTTGCTCTACAACATTGCTTACTTGTTCCGTCGCGATGGTTCGATCGGCAAACAATACAAGATCCACATCACCCCCAGCGAACGGAAGTGGTGGGGCGTCAATCCAGGACGCAGCGTCGAGGTGTTCGAGACCGATTGCGGTCCCGTCGCAATCCAAATCTGCTATGACATTGAGTTCCCTGAGTTGACCCGAATTGCAACCAATAAAGGAGCACAGATCATCTTTGTTCCTTACAACACCGATACGCGGCATGGCTACCTGCGCGTACGCTACTGCTCGCAAGCACGTTGCATCGAGAACCAAATCTACGTGGCGATCAGCGGGTGTACTGGGAACTTGCCCTTCGTGGAGAATTCCGACATTCACTACGCTCAATCGGGTATTTACACTCCGTCGGACGCGGAGTTTGCACGTGATGCCATTGCCGCCGAATGCAATCCGAATGTAGAAACGGTTATCATCCACGATTTGGATTTTGAGCAATTGCGTCGCCATCGCAAGACGGGATCCGTCCAAAACTGGAATGATCGCCAACGGGATCTCTATAAAGTGGTCTACCAGGAAGACGGTCATTCCTACGATGTTTAG
- a CDS encoding sigma-54-dependent transcriptional regulator, with protein MNTNETNTLLVIDDDPLILQVMRLCLPEPDYHVLTAQSAAQGLKLFVQHEPDAVLLDIQLPDESGLTALQQFLDLDRRVPVILMTGHGTAETAIGAMSGGAFEYITKPFEPDDMLPVIDSALETSLMARRPAVLPSEDQEAPQVTSDRVLGNCPAMVEVFRSIGRVASRDVAVLILGETGTGKEVVARAIYQHSSRQDRVFHAINCAAIPDALLESELFGHEKGAFTGADQKRIGKFEICNGGTLFLDEIGDMAPAMQMKLLRVLQEKEFERVGGSRPIKTDVRILAATNRDLVAAMADGSFRSDLFYRLNEFTMRLPALRERGDDVKQMIEYFFAQFAALLGKPLISIAPETMQHLMRHPWPGNVRELQGVIKQTLLKASGPVITPGFLPCGFAGVFGEHSVAAVSESSSWESGLRARVGELAIDGSHGISAEIHDAVDRIMIREVLAANQGNLSATCNRLGISRPTLRSRLKQLGLQPGIPKR; from the coding sequence ATGAACACAAACGAAACCAACACGCTCTTGGTGATCGATGACGATCCGTTGATCTTGCAAGTCATGCGGCTCTGCTTGCCTGAGCCAGACTACCACGTCTTGACGGCGCAATCTGCAGCACAAGGGTTGAAGCTATTCGTGCAGCACGAACCCGATGCCGTCCTACTTGATATTCAGTTGCCGGACGAGTCGGGACTGACAGCGCTTCAGCAGTTCCTTGATCTGGATCGACGTGTCCCTGTGATTCTGATGACCGGACATGGAACAGCCGAGACTGCGATCGGCGCGATGAGTGGCGGAGCGTTCGAGTACATCACCAAGCCGTTTGAGCCCGATGACATGCTTCCCGTGATCGACTCCGCACTGGAAACAAGCCTGATGGCTCGGCGGCCCGCTGTGTTGCCATCGGAAGACCAAGAAGCCCCCCAAGTGACGAGCGATCGTGTGCTGGGAAACTGTCCGGCGATGGTTGAAGTGTTTCGCTCAATTGGCCGAGTCGCGTCTCGCGACGTTGCGGTCTTGATCCTGGGAGAAACCGGGACGGGGAAAGAAGTCGTCGCGAGGGCGATTTATCAGCATAGTTCTCGCCAGGACCGAGTGTTCCATGCAATCAATTGTGCCGCGATTCCCGACGCATTACTCGAAAGTGAATTGTTTGGACATGAAAAAGGGGCGTTTACGGGAGCCGATCAGAAGCGAATCGGTAAATTCGAAATTTGCAATGGCGGCACGCTGTTCCTCGACGAAATTGGCGACATGGCACCCGCCATGCAGATGAAATTGCTGCGAGTCTTGCAAGAGAAAGAGTTCGAGCGTGTCGGTGGCAGCCGACCGATCAAGACGGACGTCCGGATCCTTGCTGCCACCAACCGCGACTTGGTTGCCGCAATGGCCGACGGTAGCTTTCGAAGCGACCTGTTCTACCGGCTCAATGAGTTCACCATGCGGTTGCCCGCACTTCGTGAACGTGGCGATGACGTGAAGCAGATGATTGAGTATTTTTTTGCCCAATTCGCGGCGTTACTTGGTAAACCTTTGATCTCCATTGCGCCCGAGACGATGCAGCATCTGATGCGTCACCCATGGCCGGGAAATGTGCGGGAGTTGCAGGGCGTTATCAAGCAAACGCTCTTGAAGGCCAGCGGCCCAGTGATCACCCCCGGTTTTTTACCCTGCGGTTTCGCAGGCGTTTTTGGCGAGCATTCCGTGGCTGCGGTGTCCGAGTCGTCAAGTTGGGAGTCCGGCTTGCGCGCTCGTGTCGGCGAACTTGCGATCGACGGTTCGCACGGCATCTCCGCGGAAATTCACGATGCGGTTGACCGGATCATGATACGCGAGGTGCTCGCGGCAAACCAAGGAAACCTCAGTGCGACCTGCAATCGGCTCGGTATCAGTCGGCCCACGTTACGCAGTCGGCTGAAACAATTGGGCCTGCAACCCGGCATCCCGAAACGTTAG
- a CDS encoding sensor histidine kinase, whose product MKTDPTKTMELEERDRLLQVQRRRQRLESLGSLASGIAHDLNNLLTPILMSCRMLQRENTNIDRDALLETIGSSASRGAELIAQLLTFARGGDGEHLPIRVDQIAPEVIAILRHTLPPGIELVLEVEPDLPVVLGDATEIGQVLMNLAINARDAMPATGQLGIQVTRTTLKTERPYTYATMQPGEYVTITVSDTGIGIPRDVRERMFDPFFTTKDRGQGTGLGLSTSIGIVRSHHGAVEVQSTVGQGTRISVILPAWNDNNQAES is encoded by the coding sequence ATGAAAACGGACCCAACAAAAACGATGGAGCTGGAGGAACGGGATCGCTTGCTGCAAGTCCAACGAAGACGGCAACGACTGGAGTCTCTTGGCAGTCTCGCCAGCGGCATTGCACATGATCTCAATAATTTGCTGACGCCGATCCTGATGAGTTGCCGGATGCTCCAACGCGAGAACACGAACATCGACCGCGACGCTTTGCTGGAAACCATCGGCAGCAGCGCGAGTCGCGGAGCCGAGTTGATTGCCCAACTGCTGACCTTTGCACGCGGTGGTGATGGCGAACATCTACCGATCCGTGTTGATCAAATTGCCCCCGAGGTGATCGCGATTTTGCGACATACGTTGCCGCCAGGAATTGAATTAGTATTGGAAGTTGAGCCGGATTTGCCTGTCGTCCTTGGCGACGCGACCGAAATCGGGCAGGTCCTGATGAACCTTGCAATCAACGCACGCGATGCAATGCCCGCTACCGGCCAGCTCGGAATCCAAGTCACTCGAACCACACTGAAAACCGAACGCCCTTACACCTATGCAACGATGCAACCGGGTGAATACGTCACGATCACCGTTTCCGATACGGGGATCGGAATCCCGCGAGATGTCCGCGAGCGAATGTTTGATCCGTTCTTCACGACCAAAGATCGAGGCCAGGGCACGGGACTTGGCCTGAGCACGTCAATCGGCATCGTGCGTAGCCATCATGGTGCGGTCGAAGTGCAATCGACGGTTGGCCAAGGAACCCGGATCTCGGTGATCTTGCCCGCGTGGAACGACAACAACCAAGCTGAATCATGA
- a CDS encoding alpha-E domain-containing protein, which translates to MLSRVASSIYWMARYVERSENLARFVEVAYNVSLDHTTAEQWEPLVRATGDEKYFLDKYADYTSENVRQFLTFDPEYASSMLSCLTAARENARTVREAISSESWETLNDFYLFLQQASKRDLSYANSDLYMEIKRRCHLFSGVFDSTMSRDKGWYFANIGRFLERADKTSRILDVKYFTLLPNVSDIGTTVDDLLWSSVLRSVSGFEMFRKSYHTLTIERILDFLVLDTRFPRAITYCVQTAAGSLSKVGGPADSADNVALQLAETLLQKLSSATNHSIIDGGFHEFIDSLQTDLNVLGAAIGETYFAKRAQKTSPLQTQSS; encoded by the coding sequence ATGCTCAGTCGCGTTGCGAGTTCGATCTACTGGATGGCAAGGTACGTTGAACGCTCAGAGAATCTGGCCCGCTTTGTCGAGGTTGCTTACAATGTGTCGCTGGACCATACGACGGCTGAGCAGTGGGAACCCTTGGTTCGGGCCACGGGCGACGAAAAATACTTCCTGGACAAGTATGCTGACTACACTTCAGAAAACGTTCGCCAATTTTTGACGTTCGATCCAGAGTATGCGAGTTCGATGTTGTCGTGCCTGACAGCAGCTCGTGAGAATGCACGGACCGTTCGAGAAGCAATCTCGTCGGAATCGTGGGAAACGCTCAATGACTTCTATTTGTTTCTTCAACAAGCGTCCAAACGCGATCTTTCCTATGCAAATTCTGATTTGTATATGGAAATCAAGAGGCGGTGCCACCTATTCAGTGGCGTCTTCGATAGCACGATGTCCCGAGACAAGGGATGGTACTTTGCCAATATCGGACGGTTCTTGGAGCGTGCTGATAAAACCAGTCGCATTCTCGATGTCAAGTATTTCACGCTTTTGCCAAACGTTTCGGACATCGGTACCACCGTTGACGATTTGCTCTGGTCGTCGGTGTTGCGCAGCGTCAGCGGATTCGAGATGTTTCGAAAAAGCTACCATACCTTGACCATCGAACGGATACTCGATTTTTTGGTCTTGGACACCCGCTTTCCAAGAGCCATCACCTACTGTGTTCAGACCGCAGCGGGATCCTTGTCGAAAGTGGGAGGGCCAGCGGATAGCGCCGATAACGTTGCGTTACAACTTGCGGAGACGCTGCTACAGAAGCTGTCTTCCGCTACGAATCACTCCATCATTGACGGCGGTTTTCACGAGTTCATCGACTCGCTACAAACCGATCTGAATGTGCTCGGCGCAGCGATCGGTGAAACGTACTTTGCCAAACGTGCTCAAAAAACTTCCCCATTGCAAACACAATCGTCCTGA
- a CDS encoding circularly permuted type 2 ATP-grasp protein yields MKTLSFNNYETEEFFDELITEAGESRDGAERLVQRINSLSDEELMARQREIEAALLRMGITFTVYGDNAGTEKIFPFDLIPRIVMASDWQHIEAGLKQRIATLNKFLNDIYHDQEIVKEGILPREMLDKAKSFRPQCVGLNPPGGVWCHITGTDLVRHSDGAIYVLEDNLRCPSGVSYVLQNRLVMKRSFPNAFADSRVRPVVNYPNQLLETMLSVAPQGVEEPTVVVLTPGIYNSAYYEHSFLAQQMGVELVQGDDLVVQDDRVYMFTTDGLAQVDVIYRRIDDDFMDPQSFRKDSMLGVPGLMQAYRKGNVTLCNAPGTGVADDKVIYAYVPEMIRYYLGEEPILPNVPTYVCQREEDRKYVLAHLDELVVKAANEAGGYGMLIGPHSTKAQQQEFAELIKADPRNYIAQPTLALSRVPTIVGDHFEGRHVDLRPYILCGKSIWVLPGGLTRVALKKGSLVVNSSQGGGSKDTWVIAGHHVEVADPEGSL; encoded by the coding sequence GTGAAGACACTAAGTTTCAACAACTATGAAACCGAAGAATTCTTCGATGAATTGATTACGGAAGCTGGAGAATCACGGGATGGAGCCGAACGGCTGGTCCAACGGATCAATAGCCTCAGTGACGAAGAACTGATGGCCCGGCAACGTGAGATTGAAGCCGCACTGTTACGGATGGGAATCACCTTCACGGTGTATGGAGACAATGCGGGTACCGAGAAAATTTTCCCGTTTGATTTGATTCCTCGAATTGTCATGGCATCGGATTGGCAGCATATCGAAGCGGGCCTGAAGCAGCGAATTGCGACACTGAATAAGTTCTTGAATGATATCTACCACGATCAAGAAATCGTGAAGGAGGGGATTCTGCCTCGTGAAATGCTTGATAAGGCCAAGTCTTTTCGGCCGCAGTGCGTTGGTTTAAACCCACCCGGTGGCGTTTGGTGCCATATCACGGGGACCGATTTGGTTCGTCATAGTGATGGTGCGATCTATGTCCTTGAAGATAACCTGCGCTGTCCGTCGGGCGTTTCTTACGTGCTCCAGAATCGCTTGGTGATGAAACGCAGCTTTCCAAACGCATTCGCCGATTCCCGTGTCCGTCCGGTGGTGAACTACCCCAATCAATTGCTCGAAACGATGCTCAGTGTCGCACCCCAGGGGGTCGAGGAGCCAACGGTGGTTGTGTTGACGCCCGGCATCTACAACTCGGCCTACTACGAGCATTCGTTCCTGGCGCAGCAAATGGGTGTCGAGCTTGTGCAGGGCGATGACTTGGTCGTTCAGGATGATCGTGTCTACATGTTTACGACCGATGGTTTGGCTCAGGTCGACGTAATCTATCGGCGTATTGACGATGATTTCATGGATCCCCAGAGCTTTCGAAAAGACTCGATGCTGGGAGTCCCAGGGCTGATGCAGGCTTATCGCAAGGGGAACGTGACGTTGTGCAACGCACCAGGTACAGGGGTGGCCGACGACAAAGTCATCTACGCCTATGTTCCGGAGATGATTCGCTACTACTTGGGCGAGGAACCCATTCTGCCAAACGTTCCGACCTATGTTTGCCAGCGGGAAGAAGATCGCAAGTACGTCTTGGCTCACCTCGACGAATTAGTCGTCAAAGCCGCCAATGAAGCTGGCGGCTATGGCATGCTGATTGGACCGCACTCGACGAAGGCACAGCAACAAGAATTTGCGGAGTTGATCAAGGCTGATCCGCGCAACTACATTGCCCAGCCCACCCTTGCTCTCTCGCGCGTACCGACCATCGTAGGCGATCATTTTGAAGGGAGACATGTTGATTTGCGACCCTACATTTTGTGTGGTAAGTCGATTTGGGTTCTGCCCGGGGGGCTGACACGAGTCGCGCTCAAGAAAGGTTCTTTGGTTGTCAACTCGTCGCAGGGCGGAGGCAGTAAGGACACCTGGGTGATTGCCGGGCATCACGTCGAAGTCGCGGACCCAGAAGGTTCACTCTAA
- a CDS encoding glycoside hydrolase family 5 protein has protein sequence MTNRPGNGNALTVVNKTNRRLTSVGSAKPNTCLPISNQTRLARQNRAIDDRHAICGMQQVRDAEADDGDPTYVTQLDDMVRMGREAGLQTVFKLVVYDLRPFGDAQWDAIYQNTDGTQDALVAAWSKLWIRYKDEPSVFGYDLLNEPQRGLDPDEERCCSEQRLPTLRRLADALHAISPSQWALYQPLYKVIGTGEGPFLPMPEPFGRERVVYAPHLYSMDLAMMNKTLARPRPLVIAGHLQRYGFDFTTRTLEVSLSPDATLGSTEIFVSADRFYPDGFRVEVGSGIGLSWAPGDAQLHTVNAAGGTDREQAGIIQWNADSLHLVIKKWIISAPRLTVRISPQPKRP, from the coding sequence ATGACGAACCGGCCGGGCAATGGAAATGCACTCACCGTGGTCAACAAAACGAACCGACGTTTGACGTCTGTTGGAAGCGCCAAACCGAACACGTGTTTGCCGATAAGCAACCAAACTAGATTGGCTCGACAAAATCGGGCCATTGATGACCGTCATGCAATTTGCGGCATGCAACAAGTTCGAGATGCAGAAGCCGACGACGGCGATCCCACCTATGTCACGCAATTGGATGACATGGTTCGTATGGGCCGGGAGGCGGGACTGCAGACGGTCTTCAAGTTGGTCGTTTACGACCTTCGGCCCTTTGGCGACGCCCAATGGGATGCCATCTACCAAAACACCGACGGTACCCAGGATGCGTTGGTAGCGGCATGGAGCAAGCTCTGGATCCGCTACAAGGACGAGCCGTCCGTTTTCGGCTACGACCTGCTCAACGAGCCGCAACGCGGGCTTGATCCCGACGAGGAACGCTGCTGTAGCGAACAACGACTCCCCACGCTGCGCCGACTGGCCGATGCGCTGCACGCCATCAGCCCCAGCCAGTGGGCGCTCTACCAGCCGTTGTATAAAGTAATTGGCACGGGCGAGGGACCATTCCTGCCGATGCCAGAACCGTTCGGCCGCGAACGCGTGGTGTATGCGCCGCACCTTTACTCGATGGACCTCGCAATGATGAACAAGACGCTCGCCCGCCCGCGCCCGCTGGTAATCGCCGGTCACCTCCAGCGCTACGGCTTCGACTTCACCACACGCACTCTGGAAGTGAGCCTCAGCCCTGACGCCACGCTCGGCAGCACCGAGATCTTCGTATCAGCGGATCGTTTTTATCCCGACGGCTTTCGCGTCGAAGTGGGGTCGGGGATAGGATTGTCTTGGGCCCCGGGCGACGCGCAACTGCACACGGTGAATGCCGCCGGCGGGACAGATCGCGAACAGGCCGGCATCATTCAATGGAATGCCGATTCACTGCACCTTGTTATCAAGAAATGGATCATCTCCGCGCCCAGGCTGACAGTGAGAATCTCGCCACAGCCGAAGCGACCATGA
- a CDS encoding APC family permease has protein sequence MKSNLTPSIPKNATVSSTKFGMFGGVFTPCTLTILGVIMFLRFGQVVGQSGILNAILIVLAAKTITTLTTLSLSAIATNTRVKGGGAYYLISRSLGVEFGGAIGVLFFLAQAISVALYIIGFTEAFAETFPSLATHFVAIASLVNLLTFVCVYIGAGWTIRVQYLILAILAMALASFYAGAIADFNPDYFAANLSSHFVDGENSFTMFALFFPAVTGIMAGANMSGDLANPSKSIPKGTLLAIAVTAIIYLSQAFLLGCARPSEELIRNNMVIRDIAVWPIAITAGVFAATLSSALGSMMGAPRILQAFARDEIFKSIRFFGTGSGLTNEPRRATVLTFAIAQVCIVLGDLNAIAPIITMFFMITYGLLNLATFYEAVTKNPSYRPTFRYSHWITSLLGTVGCLGVMFLINWVWATVSIGFIALLHWYIRTREIESRWGDLQSGVVFERARKALLRLEEQSYHSKNWRPVIMALSGTGWTRPHIPIYGHWLTSGQGILTLAQVVSGDIEDHAERRERYEKTLRNFIAKEELQAFPVVTCNEFLSDGIEALIQCHGIGGLRPNSVLMGWPRDDSRADAFGANIRLIARMNRSVLAMRFLAHRQEDAEADDANDLDAHWEIPPGTIDVWWRGMENGALMLLLAHLLHQNQGWRDNAIRLIRVVENEEAQQEVLKHLLELRTASRISVVPKVIVSQQTASEIIRETSAKAAIVLLGFQTPEEGEELELYQRMEQLAGDLPRVLFVDSAGGMALES, from the coding sequence GTGAAATCGAATTTGACTCCCTCCATCCCAAAGAACGCAACCGTTTCCTCTACCAAGTTTGGCATGTTTGGTGGCGTGTTCACGCCCTGCACGCTGACCATTCTTGGCGTGATCATGTTCTTGCGTTTTGGCCAAGTGGTGGGCCAATCCGGCATTCTCAATGCAATCTTGATCGTGTTGGCGGCGAAAACGATCACGACATTGACGACGCTATCGCTGTCGGCAATCGCGACGAACACGCGCGTGAAGGGCGGCGGCGCGTATTACTTAATTAGCCGATCGTTGGGGGTCGAGTTTGGCGGTGCAATCGGTGTCTTGTTTTTTCTAGCGCAAGCCATCTCGGTGGCCTTGTACATCATTGGGTTCACCGAAGCGTTCGCGGAAACGTTCCCAAGTTTGGCGACACACTTCGTGGCGATCGCCAGTCTTGTGAATCTGCTTACGTTCGTCTGTGTCTATATCGGTGCGGGCTGGACGATCCGAGTCCAGTACCTGATTCTGGCGATTCTCGCTATGGCTTTAGCGTCGTTCTATGCCGGCGCGATCGCTGATTTCAATCCCGACTACTTCGCAGCAAATCTTTCGTCCCATTTTGTCGATGGCGAGAATTCGTTTACCATGTTTGCGCTGTTCTTCCCTGCCGTTACGGGAATCATGGCGGGTGCGAACATGTCGGGAGACCTCGCAAATCCTTCGAAATCGATTCCCAAAGGAACGCTGCTGGCCATCGCGGTTACGGCGATCATCTACCTCTCGCAAGCTTTCTTGCTCGGTTGTGCTCGGCCTTCGGAGGAACTGATTCGAAACAACATGGTGATACGTGACATTGCGGTGTGGCCGATCGCCATCACCGCAGGCGTGTTTGCGGCGACATTGTCGTCGGCGCTCGGCAGCATGATGGGAGCACCACGAATCCTGCAGGCGTTTGCTCGTGACGAGATCTTTAAATCGATTCGCTTCTTTGGGACCGGCAGCGGATTGACCAACGAGCCGCGTCGGGCGACCGTGCTGACGTTCGCAATCGCACAAGTTTGCATCGTGCTGGGCGACCTCAACGCGATCGCGCCGATCATTACCATGTTCTTCATGATCACGTACGGTTTGCTGAATCTGGCGACCTTCTATGAAGCGGTGACGAAGAATCCAAGCTACCGGCCAACGTTTCGCTACAGTCACTGGATCACGTCGCTGTTGGGAACCGTGGGCTGTCTCGGTGTCATGTTCCTCATCAATTGGGTCTGGGCAACCGTTTCCATCGGATTCATCGCCCTTCTCCATTGGTACATCCGCACGCGAGAAATCGAATCAAGGTGGGGGGATCTGCAGAGCGGCGTTGTTTTTGAGCGTGCTCGCAAAGCACTGCTGCGGCTGGAGGAACAATCGTACCACTCAAAGAACTGGCGGCCTGTGATCATGGCGCTAAGCGGTACGGGATGGACACGTCCCCATATCCCGATCTATGGGCACTGGCTGACGTCAGGCCAGGGTATCCTTACGCTCGCTCAAGTTGTTTCCGGAGACATTGAGGATCATGCCGAGCGCCGTGAACGCTATGAAAAGACGCTGCGCAACTTTATCGCCAAGGAGGAACTTCAAGCATTTCCGGTCGTAACTTGTAACGAGTTCCTTTCCGATGGAATCGAAGCGTTGATCCAGTGTCATGGAATTGGCGGTCTACGACCCAATTCGGTACTGATGGGTTGGCCACGAGACGATTCCAGAGCAGATGCGTTCGGTGCGAACATTCGCCTGATCGCTCGCATGAACCGCAGCGTTCTGGCCATGCGATTCTTGGCTCATCGTCAAGAGGATGCCGAGGCAGACGACGCAAACGACTTAGATGCACACTGGGAGATCCCCCCAGGGACGATCGATGTTTGGTGGCGAGGCATGGAAAATGGTGCACTGATGCTGCTGCTGGCGCACTTGCTGCACCAAAACCAAGGTTGGCGGGACAACGCGATTCGGCTGATTCGAGTGGTTGAAAATGAAGAAGCGCAGCAAGAGGTTCTCAAACACCTGCTTGAACTCCGCACGGCATCACGTATTTCGGTGGTTCCAAAAGTGATTGTTTCGCAACAAACCGCGTCAGAAATTATCAGGGAGACATCGGCGAAAGCGGCGATCGTGTTGCTCGGCTTCCAAACGCCAGAGGAGGGTGAGGAGTTAGAGCTTTACCAGCGGATGGAGCAGCTCGCAGGCGATCTGCCCCGCGTTCTGTTTGTCGATAGCGCAGGAGGCATGGCGTTGGAATCCTAG
- a CDS encoding nucleoside hydrolase: MKHILSLAITALLYSPMVSVDAADRPAPQRSNALVMFFTDNGSGVGPLKTKPPVKLILDTDMSGDADDAGTLAMLHAMADRGECELLATIVNRADLTKASAAAVDAINTYYGRPNLPIGTDKVGPTALQRTSLYTLGLRDGFPNDIGPDDLAPDALDVYRRVLAAEPDGSVTVCSVGALSNLAELWRREPLLVRAKIRRLVVMGGQFTAAKKPETNIATHPEAARLVAAEWPTEIVWQGFEVGNPVITGEALKRTPVGNPVRRAFELRLFDKRPSIEGGQPSYDQAAAFYAVRGVNSELWSEQRGGRVVIDEQGFSRWVADAASPQVVVTRICVPELLAGKIEALMIAPPAN, translated from the coding sequence ATGAAACACATCCTATCCCTCGCTATCACCGCCCTGCTGTACTCACCGATGGTATCGGTGGACGCCGCCGATAGACCAGCACCGCAGCGATCTAACGCATTGGTCATGTTCTTCACCGACAACGGCAGCGGCGTCGGGCCTTTAAAGACCAAGCCGCCAGTGAAACTCATCCTCGACACCGACATGTCGGGCGACGCCGATGACGCAGGAACGCTGGCCATGCTTCATGCCATGGCAGACCGCGGTGAGTGCGAGTTGCTCGCCACCATCGTGAATCGGGCCGATCTCACCAAGGCCTCGGCGGCGGCGGTGGATGCCATCAACACCTACTACGGACGTCCCAACCTCCCGATCGGCACCGACAAAGTCGGCCCGACCGCGCTGCAGCGAACCAGTCTCTACACGCTCGGCCTGCGTGACGGTTTCCCGAACGACATCGGGCCGGACGACCTAGCCCCCGACGCGCTCGACGTCTACCGCCGCGTGCTGGCCGCGGAGCCGGACGGCAGCGTGACGGTTTGCAGTGTGGGCGCACTCTCCAATCTGGCGGAACTTTGGCGGCGCGAGCCGCTTCTGGTTCGCGCAAAGATCCGCCGCTTGGTAGTGATGGGCGGCCAGTTTACTGCTGCCAAGAAACCCGAGACCAACATCGCCACTCATCCGGAGGCGGCGCGTCTGGTGGCGGCGGAATGGCCCACCGAGATCGTGTGGCAGGGCTTCGAGGTGGGAAATCCCGTGATCACCGGCGAAGCGCTGAAGCGAACACCTGTTGGCAATCCCGTGCGGCGGGCCTTCGAACTGCGTCTCTTTGACAAACGTCCCTCGATTGAGGGCGGCCAACCCAGCTATGATCAGGCAGCGGCTTTCTATGCGGTGCGGGGAGTGAATTCAGAACTCTGGAGTGAGCAACGCGGCGGCCGCGTGGTGATCGATGAACAGGGCTTTTCCAGATGGGTGGCCGATGCCGCCAGTCCACAGGTCGTGGTGACCCGCATTTGTGTTCCCGAGCTCTTGGCGGGGAAGATCGAAGCCTTGATGATCGCCCCCCCGGCAAATTGA